The following proteins come from a genomic window of Kitasatospora cineracea:
- a CDS encoding LacI family DNA-binding transcriptional regulator has translation MSVPNNGTGAAAPRLKDVAELAGVSVKTVSNVVNGTTPVAEPTRQRVQQAIDRLGYQPNLTARRLRTGRSGVIALAFPELPSPYFAELAVEVIAAARRVGITVLMDDTGGDPAAELRIASGLGGPMIDGVILSPLGLDRAALLARSREIPLVLLGEADLGPVADRVHIDNVAGAREVTRHLIDEGYRRIAAIGWQQPAPRATAEQRLAGYREALTGAGLTVDQDLLPPVRAYFRPDGASAMRRLLRLPQRPDAVFCFNDLLALGALRAAHEAGLRVPQDLAIVGFDDVEEAAYAIPSLTTVAPDKRLIAELAVRCLEERIEQRYTGPGRRITPGFRVVVRESSTVAR, from the coding sequence TTGTCCGTGCCGAACAACGGGACCGGCGCCGCGGCGCCGCGCCTGAAAGACGTGGCCGAACTGGCCGGAGTCTCCGTCAAGACCGTCTCGAACGTGGTGAACGGCACCACCCCCGTCGCGGAACCGACCCGGCAGCGGGTCCAGCAGGCCATCGACCGGCTCGGCTACCAGCCCAACCTGACGGCCCGCCGGCTGCGCACCGGACGCAGCGGCGTCATCGCGCTGGCCTTCCCCGAACTGCCGTCCCCCTACTTCGCCGAACTCGCCGTCGAAGTGATCGCGGCCGCCCGCCGGGTCGGCATCACCGTGCTGATGGACGACACCGGCGGCGACCCGGCCGCCGAACTCCGGATCGCCTCCGGCCTCGGCGGACCGATGATCGACGGCGTCATCCTCAGCCCGCTCGGCCTGGACCGGGCCGCCCTGCTGGCCCGCTCCCGGGAGATCCCGCTGGTCCTGCTCGGCGAGGCCGACCTCGGCCCGGTCGCCGACCGGGTGCACATCGACAACGTGGCCGGCGCCCGCGAGGTGACCCGCCACCTGATCGACGAGGGCTACCGGCGGATCGCCGCGATCGGCTGGCAGCAGCCCGCGCCCCGGGCCACCGCCGAACAGCGCCTGGCCGGCTACCGGGAGGCGCTGACCGGCGCCGGCCTGACGGTCGACCAGGACCTGCTGCCGCCCGTCCGCGCGTACTTCCGGCCCGACGGCGCCTCGGCGATGCGCCGGCTGCTGCGCCTGCCGCAGCGGCCCGACGCGGTGTTCTGCTTCAACGACCTGCTCGCGCTGGGCGCGCTGCGGGCCGCCCACGAGGCCGGGCTGCGGGTGCCGCAGGACCTGGCGATCGTCGGCTTCGACGACGTCGAGGAGGCGGCGTACGCGATCCCCTCGCTGACCACCGTCGCCCCCGACAAGCGGCTGATCGCCGAACTCGCCGTCCGCTGCCTGGAGGAGCGGATCGAACAGCGCTACACCGGCCCGGGCCGGCGGATCACGCCGGGCTTCCGGGTGGTGGTCCGGGAGAGCAGCACCGTCGCCCGCTGA
- a CDS encoding aldose epimerase family protein, with translation MPLPSATRAPSVHRSPFGVLPDGTPVDRWTLDAGTGVRAEVLDLGGILHRLEVPDPDGRPASVVLGRPDPAGYAADTAYLGALIGRYANRIAHGGFRLDGRVHRVPAADRGHALHGGPDGFHRRRWRATARPGPDAAALRLDLDSPHGDMGFPGRLRVTAVYTLDRHGTLRLDWTARADRPTPVNLTQHAYFRLSGPGGGSVLAHRLAVDADAYLPVDPTAVPLPGPPAPTAGTPFDLREPHPIGERLALPHPQLRAAGGYDHCWVLTPPPAPGVLRRAARLDDPAGGRRMEVWTTEPGLQVYAGNGLDGRPHPRHAGICLETQHFPDSPNRPDYPDTVLRPGAVRRSTTEFRFPHLPAPPGSPA, from the coding sequence TTGCCGCTCCCGTCCGCCACCCGCGCCCCGTCCGTCCACCGCAGCCCGTTCGGCGTCCTGCCCGACGGCACCCCCGTCGACCGCTGGACCCTCGACGCCGGGACCGGCGTCCGCGCCGAGGTGCTCGACCTGGGCGGCATCCTGCACCGGCTGGAGGTCCCCGACCCGGACGGCCGACCCGCCTCGGTGGTGCTCGGCCGCCCCGACCCGGCCGGGTACGCCGCCGACACCGCCTACCTGGGCGCGCTGATCGGCCGCTACGCCAACCGGATCGCGCACGGCGGCTTCCGGCTCGACGGCCGGGTCCACCGGGTGCCCGCCGCCGACCGCGGCCACGCCCTGCACGGCGGCCCGGACGGCTTCCACCGCCGCCGCTGGCGGGCCACCGCCCGGCCGGGCCCGGACGCCGCCGCGCTCCGCCTCGACCTGGACAGCCCGCACGGCGACATGGGCTTCCCCGGCCGCCTGCGCGTCACCGCCGTCTACACCCTCGACCGGCACGGCACCCTGCGCCTGGACTGGACCGCCCGCGCCGACCGCCCCACCCCCGTCAACCTCACCCAGCACGCCTACTTCCGGCTGTCCGGGCCGGGCGGCGGCAGCGTGCTCGCCCACCGCCTCGCCGTGGACGCCGACGCCTACCTGCCCGTCGACCCGACCGCCGTCCCGCTGCCCGGCCCGCCCGCGCCCACCGCCGGCACCCCCTTCGACCTGCGCGAACCGCACCCGATCGGCGAACGGCTGGCCCTCCCGCACCCCCAGCTGCGGGCCGCCGGCGGCTACGACCACTGCTGGGTGCTCACCCCGCCGCCCGCCCCCGGCGTGCTGCGCCGGGCCGCCCGCCTGGACGACCCGGCCGGCGGCCGCCGGATGGAGGTCTGGACCACCGAGCCCGGCCTGCAGGTGTACGCCGGCAACGGCCTGGACGGCCGCCCGCACCCGCGCCACGCCGGGATCTGCCTGGAGACCCAGCACTTCCCCGACTCCCCCAACCGCCCCGACTACCCGGACACCGTGCTGCGCCCCGGCGCCGTCCGCCGCAGCACCACCGAGTTCCGCTTCCCCCACCTGCCCGCCCCGCCGGGGAGCCCGGCGTGA
- a CDS encoding LacI family DNA-binding transcriptional regulator, whose translation MGVSLKDVAVRAGVSVKTVSNVVNDYPHVSPATRERVRRAVDELGYRPNATARRLRTGRSGIIALAVPELGNPYFADLATAVIDAAAHHGRTVLLDHTAGLRAEEALVSQGFRSHLIEGLILSPIRLEAEDLLRRPARPPLVLLGEREYDAPFDHIAIDNVAAARLAVRHLIGLGRRRIAFVGARRDSRRQPAHLRLRGWREEILAAGGTPREELVAATDGYDRLDGAVAMTRLLDLPEPPDAVFAYNDLVALGALRVLAERGVRVPEEVAVVGFDDIEEGAYGAVTLTSVAPDKAAIARLAVDCLVARIEAAPDRPPARPRRILPGHALVVRESTVGRAAHR comes from the coding sequence GTGGGCGTGAGCCTCAAGGACGTCGCGGTGCGGGCCGGGGTGTCCGTCAAGACCGTCTCCAACGTGGTCAACGACTACCCGCACGTCAGCCCGGCCACCCGGGAGCGGGTCCGGCGGGCGGTCGACGAGCTCGGCTACCGGCCCAACGCGACGGCCCGCCGGCTGCGCACCGGCCGCAGCGGGATCATCGCGCTGGCCGTGCCGGAGCTCGGCAACCCGTACTTCGCGGACCTCGCCACGGCGGTGATCGACGCGGCCGCGCACCACGGCCGCACCGTCCTGCTCGACCACACCGCCGGGCTGCGCGCCGAGGAGGCCCTGGTCTCGCAGGGCTTCCGCAGCCACCTGATCGAGGGGCTGATCCTCAGCCCGATCCGGCTGGAGGCCGAGGACCTGCTGCGCCGCCCGGCCCGGCCGCCGCTGGTGCTGCTCGGCGAGCGCGAGTACGACGCCCCGTTCGACCACATCGCCATCGACAACGTGGCCGCCGCCCGGCTCGCCGTCCGCCACCTGATCGGCCTGGGGCGGCGCCGGATCGCCTTCGTCGGCGCCCGCCGGGACAGCCGCCGGCAGCCCGCCCACCTGCGGCTGCGCGGCTGGCGGGAGGAGATCCTGGCCGCCGGCGGCACCCCCCGGGAGGAGCTGGTGGCGGCCACCGACGGCTACGACCGGCTGGACGGCGCGGTGGCGATGACCCGCCTGCTCGACCTGCCGGAGCCGCCCGACGCCGTCTTCGCCTACAACGACCTGGTCGCCCTCGGGGCGCTGCGGGTGCTGGCCGAACGGGGCGTCCGGGTCCCCGAGGAGGTCGCCGTGGTGGGCTTCGACGACATCGAGGAGGGGGCCTACGGCGCCGTCACCCTGACCAGCGTCGCCCCCGACAAGGCCGCGATCGCCCGGCTCGCCGTGGACTGCCTGGTCGCCCGGATCGAAGCCGCCCCCGACCGGCCCCCGGCCCGGCCCCGCCGCATCCTGCCCGGCCACGCCCTGGTGGTGCGCGAGTCCACCGTCGGCCGCGCCGCGCACCGCTGA
- a CDS encoding ABC transporter permease, translating into MSPTLPSAAGAGPLARRRRLTAETPAERLAGRIRRHGALTVLVLLVLGAAVFSPGFAGADNLGAILGNNAFGWLLALGLTFVILTGGIDLSVGSMYALGGVLAAWAAQHHGTWAAVLLPLAVGAVWGCVHGLLVSRAGLAPFIVTLAGLLGARGLLQLITAEGTQTYLVPRGSAFRALGAGTWTPVLIAAALFGLGALLLTRTKFGAATTAIGGNEPAARLMGLPVARTKTLVYVLSATLASAAGALGSARLGSGVTTVGVGYELTAIASVAIGGTLLTGGSGSVGGTVAGVLLLSVIHNLIDRSASQYGSAVTDTVNGAFLAVVVLAQALLDRGRRDE; encoded by the coding sequence ATGAGCCCGACCCTTCCCTCCGCCGCCGGGGCGGGCCCGCTGGCCCGCCGCCGCCGGCTCACCGCGGAGACCCCCGCCGAGCGGCTGGCCGGGCGGATCCGCCGGCACGGCGCGCTCACCGTGCTCGTCCTGCTGGTGCTGGGCGCGGCGGTGTTCTCGCCCGGCTTCGCCGGCGCCGACAACCTGGGCGCGATCCTCGGCAACAACGCCTTCGGCTGGCTGCTGGCGCTCGGCCTGACCTTCGTGATCCTCACCGGCGGCATCGACCTGTCGGTGGGGTCGATGTACGCGCTCGGCGGGGTGCTGGCCGCCTGGGCGGCCCAGCACCACGGCACCTGGGCGGCCGTGCTGCTGCCGCTCGCGGTGGGCGCGGTCTGGGGCTGCGTGCACGGCCTGCTGGTGTCCCGGGCCGGCCTGGCCCCGTTCATCGTGACGCTGGCGGGCCTGCTCGGGGCGCGCGGCCTGCTGCAGCTGATCACCGCCGAGGGCACCCAGACGTACCTGGTGCCGCGCGGTTCGGCGTTCCGGGCGCTCGGTGCGGGGACGTGGACGCCGGTGCTGATCGCCGCCGCCCTGTTCGGCCTGGGCGCGCTGCTGCTGACCAGGACGAAGTTCGGGGCGGCGACCACCGCGATCGGCGGCAACGAACCCGCGGCCCGGCTGATGGGCCTGCCGGTGGCCCGCACCAAGACGCTGGTGTACGTGCTGTCCGCGACGCTGGCCAGCGCGGCCGGGGCGCTGGGCAGCGCCCGGCTGGGCTCGGGCGTCACCACGGTGGGCGTCGGCTACGAGCTGACCGCGATCGCCTCGGTGGCGATCGGCGGCACCCTGCTGACCGGCGGCAGCGGCTCGGTCGGCGGCACCGTCGCGGGCGTGCTGCTGCTGTCGGTGATCCACAACCTGATCGACCGCTCGGCCTCGCAGTACGGCTCGGCCGTCACCGACACCGTGAACGGCGCCTTCCTGGCCGTGGTGGTGCTGGCCCAGGCGCTGCTCGACCGCGGGCGCCGCGACGAATGA
- a CDS encoding ABC transporter permease yields MSALTLAGAVRGRGPALSLLRRYGVYAALAVLFVVAAVLDGGFLSAGNVRIQLFQVAPTLLVALGMALVIGTEGIDLSVGAVIALAAAVVPLYIGWGLPVALLVAVALGAVSGLAGGAMVAFTRVQPIVATLALMIGVRGVASLVNGASAKPVTDPALLRLGAEAFAGVPWTAWLAAGCVALTAVLVHRTTFGRQLVAVGDNRRAARLAGLPVRRVLLTVYLLSGVLAAVAGVLIVGHGAEADPANQGRNVELDAITAVVVGGTPLAGGSVRVLGTVAGALFMQLTTAVLTQHDVHSSITKIVEAAVICLAVYASRERGTR; encoded by the coding sequence GTGAGCGCCCTGACCCTGGCGGGTGCGGTGCGCGGGCGCGGGCCCGCGCTGAGTCTGCTGCGGCGCTACGGCGTGTACGCGGCGCTGGCCGTGCTGTTCGTGGTGGCGGCGGTGCTGGACGGCGGGTTCCTGTCGGCCGGGAACGTCCGCATCCAGCTGTTCCAGGTCGCGCCGACGCTGCTGGTGGCGCTCGGGATGGCGCTGGTGATCGGCACCGAGGGGATCGACCTGTCGGTGGGCGCGGTGATCGCGCTGGCCGCGGCGGTGGTCCCGCTGTACATCGGCTGGGGGCTGCCGGTGGCACTGCTGGTGGCGGTGGCGCTGGGCGCGGTGAGCGGGCTGGCGGGCGGCGCGATGGTGGCGTTCACCCGGGTGCAGCCGATCGTGGCGACGCTGGCGCTGATGATCGGGGTGCGGGGCGTGGCCTCGCTGGTCAACGGGGCGTCGGCGAAGCCGGTGACGGATCCGGCGCTGCTGCGGCTGGGCGCGGAGGCGTTCGCGGGCGTCCCGTGGACGGCCTGGCTGGCGGCGGGGTGCGTGGCGCTGACCGCGGTGCTGGTGCACCGGACCACGTTCGGGCGGCAGTTGGTCGCGGTCGGCGACAACCGGCGGGCGGCCCGGCTGGCGGGGCTGCCGGTGCGGCGGGTGCTGCTGACGGTGTACCTGCTGTCGGGGGTGCTGGCGGCGGTGGCCGGGGTGCTGATCGTCGGCCACGGCGCGGAGGCCGACCCGGCCAACCAGGGCCGCAACGTCGAACTGGACGCGATCACCGCGGTGGTGGTCGGCGGGACGCCGCTGGCGGGCGGCAGCGTGCGGGTGCTCGGCACCGTGGCGGGGGCGCTGTTCATGCAGCTGACCACCGCGGTGCTGACCCAGCACGACGTGCACAGCTCCATCACCAAGATCGTCGAAGCGGCCGTCATCTGCCTGGCCGTGTACGCCTCCCGGGAGCGTGGTACCCGATGA
- a CDS encoding sugar ABC transporter ATP-binding protein — protein MPEADTPPTAPAPTPPGPAPAPPPTTPVLTAAGIDKSFAGVHALRGVDLVLRAGRVHALVGENGAGKSTLIKVLTGVHRPDAGRIELAGRQVAFRTPLEAQRAGISTVYQEVNLVPMVSVARNLFLGREPRRRGLLDVRRMNREAAALLARYGVRAEVSRPLRELGLGAQQMVALARAVQLEARVVVMDEPTSSLEPREVDTLFGVVRELTAQGIAVVYVSHRLDELYALCDEVTVLRDGRVVHAGDLAGLGRRELVALMLGREPGPGTRAPGTRRAPVAAVAGDDVPVLRAEGLTVRHKVRGVGFALRRGEVLGLGGLLGSGRSETAKAVVGALGADAGRVEVAGRVLARRSPAAAVRAGVVLLPEDRKAEGIVPGLSVRENIVLAALPRLSRAGLVSRARQDRIVETFMTRLRIKAASPEQKVSDLSGGNQQKVLLARWLCLGPKVLLLDEPTRGIDVGARAEVQALVDELAAEGLGVLLISSDAEELIAGADRVLVLKDGAVVEELTGASVSADGLLAALSHDPDGPPDDPDDPHVPHVPDDPRHPDGPPDDPHVPHVPDDPDGPGRPADLDDPEGGPR, from the coding sequence ATGCCCGAGGCGGACACCCCACCGACCGCCCCCGCGCCGACACCGCCCGGCCCCGCCCCCGCACCCCCGCCGACCACCCCCGTGCTGACGGCGGCCGGCATCGACAAGAGCTTCGCGGGCGTGCACGCCCTGCGGGGCGTGGACCTGGTGCTGCGGGCCGGCCGGGTGCACGCCCTGGTCGGCGAGAACGGCGCCGGCAAGTCCACCCTGATCAAGGTGCTGACCGGCGTGCACCGCCCGGACGCCGGCCGGATCGAGCTGGCGGGCCGTCAGGTCGCGTTCCGCACGCCGCTGGAGGCGCAGCGGGCCGGGATCTCGACGGTGTACCAGGAGGTCAACCTGGTGCCGATGGTGTCGGTGGCCCGCAACCTGTTCCTCGGCCGGGAGCCGCGCCGCCGGGGCCTGCTGGACGTCCGGCGGATGAACCGGGAGGCGGCCGCGCTGCTGGCCCGCTACGGGGTGCGCGCCGAGGTGTCCCGGCCGCTGCGCGAACTGGGCCTGGGCGCGCAGCAGATGGTGGCGCTGGCCCGGGCGGTGCAGCTGGAGGCCCGGGTGGTGGTGATGGACGAGCCGACCTCCTCGCTGGAGCCGCGCGAGGTCGACACGCTGTTCGGGGTGGTCCGGGAGCTGACGGCGCAGGGCATCGCGGTGGTGTACGTCAGCCACCGGCTGGACGAGCTGTACGCGCTCTGCGACGAGGTGACGGTGCTGCGCGACGGCCGGGTGGTGCACGCGGGCGACCTGGCGGGGCTGGGCCGGCGGGAGCTGGTGGCGCTGATGCTGGGCCGGGAGCCGGGCCCGGGCACCCGTGCGCCCGGCACCCGGCGGGCCCCCGTGGCAGCGGTGGCGGGCGACGACGTCCCGGTGCTGCGGGCCGAGGGCCTGACGGTGCGCCACAAGGTCCGCGGGGTGGGTTTCGCGCTGCGCCGGGGCGAGGTGCTGGGGCTGGGCGGCCTGCTCGGGTCGGGGCGCAGCGAGACCGCGAAGGCGGTGGTGGGCGCGCTGGGCGCGGACGCCGGGCGGGTGGAGGTGGCGGGGCGGGTGCTGGCGCGGCGCAGTCCGGCGGCGGCGGTCCGGGCGGGGGTGGTGCTGCTGCCGGAGGACCGGAAGGCGGAGGGGATCGTGCCGGGCCTGTCGGTGCGGGAGAACATCGTGCTGGCGGCGCTGCCCCGGCTGTCCCGGGCGGGTCTGGTCTCGCGGGCCCGGCAGGACCGGATCGTGGAGACCTTCATGACCCGGCTGCGGATCAAGGCCGCGAGCCCGGAGCAGAAGGTGTCGGACCTGTCGGGCGGCAACCAGCAGAAGGTGCTGCTGGCGCGCTGGCTCTGCCTGGGCCCGAAGGTGCTGCTGCTGGACGAGCCGACCCGGGGCATCGACGTCGGCGCCCGGGCCGAGGTGCAGGCGCTGGTCGACGAGCTGGCGGCGGAGGGCCTGGGCGTGCTGCTGATCTCCTCGGACGCCGAGGAGCTGATCGCGGGCGCGGACCGGGTGCTGGTGCTGAAGGACGGCGCGGTGGTGGAGGAGCTGACCGGCGCCTCGGTCAGCGCGGACGGCCTGCTGGCCGCCCTCTCGCACGACCCCGACGGCCCCCCGGACGACCCCGACGACCCCCACGTCCCGCACGTCCCCGACGACCCCCGGCATCCCGACGGTCCCCCGGACGATCCGCACGTCCCGCACGTCCCCGACGACCCCGACGGCCCCGGCCGTCCCGCCGACCTCGACGACCCGGAAGGAGGCCCCCGGTGA
- a CDS encoding ABC transporter substrate-binding protein, with protein MNPTLRAKSAVAALLVAGLCASASACTNQGSGQGSGSGAAAAGANSAAAQQVVSPSASASGPGCTADTYGAPKLDLADGKTVVGFSQSESTSNPFRAAETASIEAEAKKLGVKLIERNANADVNAQNAQIQDMIAQGAQVLIVAPENSDGLGPALAAAKAKKIPVLTIDRTVTGTACGDFVAFIGSDFYGQAQIAADDLAAATGGQAHVAVLQGTPGNNVSADRTKGFTDRLAAKYPNVQVVASQTANFDQTEGQKVMEQLLQAHPDVNAVYAENDGMALGAIQAMRSAGKTPGKDIRIVSIDGIRQAVQGVVDGQLVADIETNPRFGPLAFQSLKDFYGTAGVQPKVIIKDGHFTKDSAQQALAQGLVY; from the coding sequence ATGAACCCCACCCTGCGCGCCAAGTCCGCCGTCGCCGCACTGCTCGTCGCGGGACTGTGCGCGTCGGCGTCCGCCTGCACCAACCAGGGTTCCGGCCAGGGCTCCGGGAGCGGAGCTGCGGCGGCGGGCGCGAACAGTGCCGCCGCCCAGCAGGTGGTCTCGCCGTCGGCGAGCGCGAGCGGCCCCGGCTGTACGGCCGACACGTACGGCGCGCCGAAGCTGGACCTGGCCGACGGGAAGACCGTGGTCGGGTTCTCGCAGTCGGAGTCGACCAGCAACCCGTTCCGGGCCGCGGAGACCGCCAGCATCGAGGCGGAGGCGAAGAAGCTCGGCGTGAAGCTGATCGAGCGCAACGCGAACGCCGACGTCAACGCCCAGAACGCGCAGATCCAGGACATGATCGCGCAGGGCGCGCAGGTACTGATCGTGGCGCCGGAGAACTCGGACGGCCTCGGCCCGGCGCTGGCCGCGGCGAAGGCGAAGAAGATCCCGGTGCTGACCATCGACCGCACGGTGACCGGCACCGCGTGCGGCGACTTCGTCGCCTTCATCGGCTCGGACTTCTACGGGCAGGCGCAGATCGCCGCGGACGACCTGGCCGCCGCGACCGGCGGGCAGGCGCACGTGGCGGTCCTGCAGGGCACGCCCGGCAACAACGTCTCGGCGGACCGCACCAAGGGCTTCACCGACCGGCTCGCCGCCAAGTACCCGAACGTGCAGGTGGTGGCCTCGCAGACGGCGAACTTCGACCAGACCGAGGGCCAGAAGGTGATGGAGCAGCTGCTCCAGGCGCACCCGGACGTCAACGCCGTGTACGCGGAGAACGACGGCATGGCGCTGGGCGCGATCCAGGCGATGCGCTCGGCCGGGAAGACCCCGGGCAAGGACATCCGGATCGTGTCGATCGACGGCATCCGGCAGGCCGTGCAGGGCGTGGTGGACGGGCAGCTGGTCGCGGACATCGAGACCAACCCGCGGTTCGGCCCGCTGGCGTTCCAGTCGCTGAAGGACTTCTACGGGACGGCGGGCGTCCAGCCCAAGGTGATCATCAAGGACGGCCACTTCACCAAGGACAGCGCCCAGCAGGCCCTCGCCCAGGGCCTCGTCTACTGA
- a CDS encoding HEAT repeat domain-containing protein: MVWSETTRAVAERRIPAGHHTSAGHHTGWDFAAALRDRSDPRERYFGAEVLRTVHFSAEVDGDQHGDDNPFDAPLVDLFLPWLAAEPDHRVILALTAGLGAARDRRAAEPLRALTRHPDRRVRTAARTGLAGRG, from the coding sequence GTGGTGTGGTCCGAGACCACCCGCGCCGTCGCGGAGCGCCGCATCCCCGCAGGGCACCACACCTCCGCGGGGCACCACACCGGCTGGGACTTCGCGGCCGCCCTGCGCGACCGGTCCGACCCGCGGGAGCGGTACTTCGGCGCGGAGGTGCTCCGGACGGTCCACTTCTCCGCGGAGGTCGACGGCGACCAGCACGGGGACGACAACCCGTTCGACGCCCCGCTGGTCGACCTCTTCCTGCCCTGGCTGGCCGCCGAGCCCGACCACCGCGTAATCCTGGCCCTCACCGCCGGCCTGGGCGCGGCCCGGGACCGGCGGGCCGCGGAGCCGCTCCGCGCGCTGACCCGCCATCCCGACCGCCGGGTCCGGACCGCAGCCCGTACCGGCCTGGCGGGTCGCGGGTGA
- a CDS encoding ankyrin repeat domain-containing protein, giving the protein MTPVPEPDRPATDLTTRLVEAVRGGDAGAVDAPCRAGADPDAVDGHGTPVLSLAVRAFDDPTAQALVAAYASPDRTDALGRSPLHLAVELGCYDLFRLFAGHGARLWRPDADGRDALALARHWHGVDLAAELRRRSGLAGPSSGAPSGPKRGPASGSRWAGTPS; this is encoded by the coding sequence TTGACACCCGTCCCCGAACCGGACCGCCCGGCAACGGACTTGACGACGCGGCTGGTCGAGGCGGTGCGCGGCGGGGACGCCGGCGCGGTGGACGCGCCGTGCCGGGCGGGCGCCGACCCGGACGCCGTCGACGGGCACGGCACCCCGGTCCTGTCGCTGGCGGTGCGGGCGTTCGACGACCCGACGGCGCAGGCCCTGGTCGCGGCGTACGCCTCGCCGGACCGCACCGACGCCCTCGGACGCAGCCCGCTGCACCTCGCGGTCGAACTGGGCTGCTACGACCTCTTCCGGCTGTTCGCCGGCCACGGCGCCCGGCTCTGGCGCCCGGACGCCGACGGGCGCGACGCCCTGGCACTGGCCCGGCACTGGCACGGCGTGGACCTGGCCGCCGAGCTCCGGCGCCGCAGCGGTCTCGCCGGGCCGTCGAGCGGCGCACCGTCCGGTCCGAAACGGGGGCCTGCGAGCGGCTCTCGCTGGGCGGGCACGCCTTCCTGA
- a CDS encoding class I SAM-dependent methyltransferase produces the protein MADECFTLPRLAALYDALDPERDDLLPYLALVDELGASQVLDLGCGTGVFTLLLAGRGVRVLGVDPAAASVAVARRKPGAERVRWLVGDATDLPPLGVDLVTMTANAAQEITGPDHWRATLRGVRDALRPGGHLVFESRVPARRAWESWTRAASHRVSDLPGVGTVEDWVELLDVTGPLVAFRRHYVFAADGQHLTSDSTLRFRERAEVEADLRAAGLEPLGVRDAPDRPGREYVFLARRPAEPTP, from the coding sequence GTGGCCGACGAATGCTTCACACTGCCCCGGCTGGCGGCGCTCTACGACGCGCTCGACCCGGAGCGCGACGACCTGCTGCCCTACCTGGCCCTGGTCGACGAGCTGGGTGCCTCGCAGGTGCTCGACCTGGGCTGCGGCACCGGGGTGTTCACCCTGCTGCTGGCGGGGCGCGGCGTGCGCGTGCTGGGGGTGGACCCGGCCGCGGCGTCGGTCGCGGTGGCCCGCCGCAAGCCGGGCGCCGAGCGGGTCCGCTGGCTGGTCGGGGACGCGACGGACCTGCCGCCGCTGGGCGTCGACCTGGTCACCATGACGGCCAACGCCGCCCAGGAGATCACCGGTCCGGACCACTGGCGCGCCACCCTGCGGGGCGTGCGCGACGCGCTGCGCCCGGGCGGCCACCTGGTGTTCGAGAGCCGGGTGCCGGCCCGCCGCGCCTGGGAGTCCTGGACCCGGGCGGCCTCCCACCGGGTGAGCGACCTGCCGGGCGTCGGCACGGTCGAGGACTGGGTGGAACTGCTGGACGTCACCGGCCCGTTGGTGGCGTTCCGCCGGCACTACGTGTTCGCGGCGGACGGGCAGCACCTCACCTCGGACTCCACCCTGCGCTTCCGCGAGCGCGCCGAGGTGGAGGCCGACCTGCGCGCCGCGGGCCTCGAACCGCTCGGGGTCCGGGACGCACCGGACCGCCCGGGCCGGGAGTACGTCTTCCTGGCCCGCCGCCCCGCGGAGCCCACCCCTTGA
- a CDS encoding VOC family protein — translation MPAAFNHTIIASKDRAASARFYQDLLEAEQAPSWGPFTNLQLTDGVLLQFAEPPVEIQRQHYAFLVDDELFDRAHAMLRERGIDHWADPQMQRPGETNTEHGGRGVYVLDPAGHGLELITRPYL, via the coding sequence ATGCCCGCCGCTTTCAACCACACCATCATCGCTTCCAAGGACCGCGCCGCGTCCGCCCGCTTCTACCAGGACCTGCTGGAGGCCGAACAGGCGCCCTCCTGGGGCCCGTTCACCAACCTGCAGCTCACCGACGGCGTGCTGCTCCAGTTCGCCGAGCCGCCGGTGGAGATCCAGCGGCAGCACTACGCCTTCCTGGTCGACGACGAACTGTTCGACCGCGCCCACGCCATGCTGCGCGAACGCGGCATCGACCACTGGGCCGACCCGCAGATGCAGCGCCCCGGCGAGACCAACACCGAGCACGGCGGCCGCGGCGTCTACGTGCTCGACCCGGCCGGGCACGGGCTGGAGCTGATCACCCGCCCCTACCTGTGA